ATTGCCGCCGCAATGCCAGCCCGCCTTGATGACGCCGGAACCGGGGTCGGAAGTGATCGTGGCACCGTCGGCGCTGACCGTGGCGCTGCCGATCGCCACGAAGCTGGCCAGGTCATGGTCGTACGAATACATCTCGGTGACAGCGCGTGGCGCCAGCCCGTCCACGTTGGGAATCGTCATCCGCGCGGGCGGGCTGAAATGCGTGCCCACGGGCTGGATCGTGACGACGAAGCGGGGCTGCTGGCCGAATCCCGGCGCCATCGGAACCTTGTCCAGGTTGACCGGCGTCACGTGCACGCAGCCGCTGCGCGAGCCGCCCGGGAACGTGGCGGAGCCCGGCGCGATGGCCAGCGCGAAGCCCGGCACATCGGGCAGGGTCAGCGTCCCGCCCGTGCTCTCGTCGATGCAGACGCGGTTGTTCGGGTTCAGCGCGGGCAGGAAGATCGGCATCCCCGGCGTGTTGTCCTGGCCCGGCACGGTCACCATGTCGAAGTCCAGCGTCGGCCAGATGCCGTCACGCGTGGCCGAGCCGCCGTCGGCCATCAGCTTGAATACGCCCACCGGTACCGGTTGCATGACGAACTGGCCCTGGGCATCGGTGCGCACCGCCTCGGCCATCTCCTGCGGGATGTTGCTGCGGTTGCCCTGGGTAATTTGCAGGAGGCGCATCGTGACGCCCGGGATGGGCTGGTTGCTGTTGTCCAGCACGACGCCGCTGATCTTCGTCCGGGCCGCCGGTCCCGGCAGCAGGCCGTTGGCGGTAAACGTTGCCGCGTAACCGGTACCGCCAGTGAAATTGGCTTCGACCACGTTGTTGTTGACGCCCTGGTTCGGGCCCAGCAGCAGTGTCGCGGCCACCCGGCCGTCGCTGTCGCTGGTGGCCTGCAGTGTCGCCTGGCGGTCGGCGCCGAAGCCGCCGCCGCCGTCCTTGACGGTAAAGGTCACCGGCACGCCGGCCAGCCGGTTGTAGGAACTGTCCGTGACGATCGCGATCAGGGGAAACGGCAGGGCCTGGCCGGCCACGCCGGTCTGGCTGTTGCCGGAGTCGACCACCATCAGCTGCGGGGCGCCAGGCGTGCCGCTCGCCACGAAGTCGACGGTCGCCTGGGCCGCGGCCGTACTGGCCTCGACCAGGTTGCCGCCGCCGGCACGGCTGCCGAGCCGGTAGTAAGCACGGGCCTTGCCTTCGGCATCGGTGTTGACCGCCAGCGCCGGCAGGCCGGCGCCGGGCACGGCGCTGGCGGCGACGGTGCCATCCAGTCCCACCACCCGGAACACGACGGGCCGGTTCGCGACCGGCACGCCGCGCGCATCGGTCAGCGCGACGACCAGCGGCGCGGCCAGCAGCGCACCGACGGCGGCGCGCTGGTTGTTGCCCGAGACGAGGGCCAGGCCACCGGCGCCGCTGCGCGTCACCGTGGTGGCGGTCGTCGCCCGGTTGCCGGCGCGGTCGGTGGCCACCGCCTGGATCGTGTTGGTGCCCGCCTGCAGGGGCACGTCGCGGGCGATGAAGCTGCGATTGAGCACTTCCGCCGCGATGCCGTTGACGGTGACGGTCGCCTGTTGCGGATTGACGGTGCCCACGACGATGTCGTTGACCATGCCGCTGACCGTCGCCTTGTCGCCGGTCGTGACGGCATTGGCGCCGGGCGAGTAGATTTCCACCTTCGGGGCCGTCGTGTCGAGCGTGACGAGGATGCTGGCCGTGGTCGTGGTGCCGCCGCTGTTGGTGGCGACCGCCGTGATCGTGTTGGGGCCTTCGTTGAGCGGCACGGAGGCGTTGAAGGTGGTGCCGCTCAGGATGGCCGCGATGCCGTTCAGCGTGACCCGCGCGGCCGGATCGCCCACGGTACCGGCGACCGTGATGGCCGGCGTGTTCAGGTAGGCGCCATTGGCGGGCGCCGTGATGGCGATACCGGTCGCGGTGCCCGCTACCGTGACGCTGAAGACGTTCGAATAGACCGTCTGGGCATGACCGGGGAACGTGCCGGCGATGCGGTAGCGCAGCGTGCCGGGGCTGTTTTCCAACACCGTGGAACGCAAGGCCCAGACGGCATCGCCGGCGCTTGCGTCGCCGTCCGTCCCGTCGTCATGCAGGTTGCCCAGGCTCGCCAGGACCGTTCCGGCGGCATCGATCTTCTGCAGCTGGAGCGTCG
This is a stretch of genomic DNA from Pseudoduganella chitinolytica. It encodes these proteins:
- a CDS encoding choice-of-anchor X domain-containing protein: MRAFLVATLAGLLLAAPVVAGTLGTPTLAPASIGAGTGTVVTISIPIGDPNYLAGSANLQRLAADGTVQGIVGTLRDDGRDGDTTAGDGIHALAIALTEPAGTIRFQVSAAFRQELRRTISAPVTLTVTPGTGTPTITAAQFTVTTATTGVPAVGVASATVQSTTAPSTLQLQKIDAAGTVLASLGNLHDDGTDGDASAGDAVWALRSTVLENSPGTLRYRIAGTFPGHAQTVYSNVFSVTVAGTATGIAITAPANGAYLNTPAITVAGTVGDPAARVTLNGIAAILSGTTFNASVPLNEGPNTITAVATNSGGTTTTASILVTLDTTAPKVEIYSPGANAVTTGDKATVSGMVNDIVVGTVNPQQATVTVNGIAAEVLNRSFIARDVPLQAGTNTIQAVATDRAGNRATTATTVTRSGAGGLALVSGNNQRAAVGALLAAPLVVALTDARGVPVANRPVVFRVVGLDGTVAASAVPGAGLPALAVNTDAEGKARAYYRLGSRAGGGNLVEASTAAAQATVDFVASGTPGAPQLMVVDSGNSQTGVAGQALPFPLIAIVTDSSYNRLAGVPVTFTVKDGGGGFGADRQATLQATSDSDGRVAATLLLGPNQGVNNNVVEANFTGGTGYAATFTANGLLPGPAARTKISGVVLDNSNQPIPGVTMRLLQITQGNRSNIPQEMAEAVRTDAQGQFVMQPVPVGVFKLMADGGSATRDGIWPTLDFDMVTVPGQDNTPGMPIFLPALNPNNRVCIDESTGGTLTLPDVPGFALAIAPGSATFPGGSRSGCVHVTPVNLDKVPMAPGFGQQPRFVVTIQPVGTHFSPPARMTIPNVDGLAPRAVTEMYSYDHDLASFVAIGSATVSADGATITSDPGSGVIKAGWHCGGNPNTSGSAGTCPTCQKCEGSSCVADAAKDGQVCDLAPGQGVCRAGACVPVRLTILVNNTPATDDDITALNGPQTLPITVRMDDGPTTPISIALVLTPGGRGSLNTTTVSLAKGQSTSVVFTPSAASAAANDVKIAAKVNGNELATGNLTVVNITLPRIATPTDPAAIPDRITPRKDTDAQVTLVPALDGSGQSVELATLDTSAANGDYTVGGGATKQLTRTETVKLRGTVQTAATGGAGGGNARKLKLAAKVRGAQVTQSNGFSVAAIAELVAEGYRGNVVGRPGVVGIIVSVTVKSDSGTDGDLSECEFSEQIEVKAETGSLVGLGGGLNSSYLGCIGTYTDTHSTGTASLTGPGTQNIDQTHTMKDRRLGITDMPIRRSGFKIDRTVFAPATPPPPFKLTTSKYGAGATANGHTAAAGTPTAPMTGTQP